The following proteins come from a genomic window of Nostoc sp. TCL26-01:
- a CDS encoding lipoxygenase family protein translates to MSKTKTILDELKAVVLMKLLNTPLGQSLIEEKAERKISQSQEEKPTKPIEQLHKATGQLVFSDTKKPLHNIGLELWDRDIGTPGDYLGKGATDKNGRFEIYYDPEKAGAKDAPDLELRVIENRVTFNSQNQPVYTNRIAYTIKGPDNVTQKQYDFGTCTVPYWLYKPDSPFARILLTDLEDTPDDYSVGRKLQGYDAANSLVPVKARHIIANTINPNQFSLAEIQAAYPPNLTIKLDKKNPGYSRSDEYFVLRILNGMNPCLLKRHKSNPNLFKAVFDWNSYEKDDNHDLNNVEAFLELQNGKLIPTAITVKSRHPNSFAPYSALKDPVTVTPNDGDKWLQAKRIFRVNAFFAAELIEHYIKAHLQMEQYAIAIFRNLRKNPVRLVLVPHMKSLININRRADDVLVSPTVGVVTTTGPLTPAAVVQVCQETMASYDWQGWQPRQPVSEEHTFAKICNLYWQVLTEYIDEFFQKHQEEIVNNWQEIRHLSDDLVEHSVAYQPPQGIISNTDSDYDWYDKNELDKPEIPRVTINGQVKATRPITISDTPSSQDIAKLKEFSRFVIFHMTLWHSWVNDGQADEGGEVFYSSMSLRNGSFGSEDDPKIAPDSLDATNMLYMVNVLTAIQYGYILKNEDDDIPEELRIILARHKKDFADLGYEIGNIRTLVNI, encoded by the coding sequence ATGTCAAAGACCAAAACGATTCTTGATGAATTAAAAGCTGTGGTGTTGATGAAATTGCTCAACACCCCACTTGGACAAAGTTTAATTGAAGAAAAAGCTGAAAGAAAAATTTCTCAATCTCAAGAAGAGAAGCCCACAAAACCCATTGAGCAGTTACACAAAGCTACAGGTCAGTTGGTCTTTAGCGATACTAAAAAGCCATTACACAACATTGGGTTGGAACTTTGGGATCGGGATATTGGCACACCTGGAGACTATCTAGGTAAAGGTGCAACAGATAAAAATGGTCGCTTTGAAATCTACTACGATCCTGAAAAAGCGGGGGCTAAAGATGCACCTGATTTAGAATTAAGAGTCATAGAAAACCGTGTAACCTTCAATTCCCAAAATCAGCCAGTCTATACAAATCGCATTGCCTACACCATTAAAGGCCCAGACAATGTGACACAAAAACAATATGATTTTGGTACTTGTACTGTGCCTTATTGGCTCTACAAACCGGATAGCCCCTTTGCGCGCATATTGCTGACCGATTTAGAAGACACTCCTGATGATTATTCAGTTGGTCGCAAACTCCAAGGCTATGATGCGGCTAATAGTCTAGTTCCTGTTAAAGCCAGACATATCATTGCTAATACAATCAACCCCAATCAATTCTCCCTGGCAGAAATCCAAGCTGCTTATCCCCCGAATTTGACGATTAAATTAGACAAAAAAAATCCGGGGTATAGCAGAAGCGATGAATACTTCGTTTTACGGATTCTCAATGGGATGAATCCCTGTTTGCTCAAGCGTCATAAAAGCAACCCCAATCTATTTAAGGCTGTTTTTGATTGGAATAGCTATGAAAAAGATGATAACCACGATCTCAATAACGTGGAAGCCTTCTTGGAGTTGCAGAACGGTAAGCTCATCCCTACAGCTATTACTGTTAAAAGTCGCCATCCCAACTCTTTCGCCCCCTATTCGGCGCTTAAAGACCCTGTCACCGTTACACCTAATGATGGGGACAAATGGTTACAAGCAAAACGTATTTTCCGCGTCAATGCCTTCTTTGCGGCTGAATTGATTGAGCATTATATTAAAGCTCATTTACAGATGGAGCAGTACGCTATTGCGATTTTCCGTAACTTACGGAAAAATCCTGTGCGTTTGGTGTTAGTTCCTCACATGAAAAGCCTAATTAACATCAATCGACGTGCTGATGATGTTTTGGTATCACCGACTGTTGGTGTAGTCACCACCACGGGGCCGTTGACCCCAGCAGCTGTAGTCCAAGTATGTCAGGAGACAATGGCGAGTTATGATTGGCAAGGTTGGCAACCTCGTCAGCCTGTGTCTGAAGAGCATACATTTGCCAAAATCTGTAATCTCTACTGGCAGGTTTTAACTGAATACATTGACGAATTTTTCCAAAAGCATCAAGAGGAAATTGTTAATAATTGGCAAGAAATTCGTCATTTATCTGATGATTTAGTAGAGCATAGTGTGGCTTATCAACCACCCCAAGGAATCATCAGTAACACGGATAGTGATTACGACTGGTACGACAAGAATGAACTAGACAAACCAGAGATTCCTAGAGTCACTATCAATGGTCAAGTTAAAGCCACTAGACCGATTACGATCTCAGATACACCCAGTTCGCAAGATATCGCCAAATTAAAAGAGTTTAGCCGTTTTGTGATCTTTCACATGACCTTATGGCATTCTTGGGTCAACGATGGTCAAGCTGATGAGGGAGGAGAAGTTTTCTATAGCTCAATGTCATTACGTAATGGCAGCTTTGGCAGTGAAGATGATCCAAAGATCGCACCAGATAGTCTAGATGCGACAAATATGCTCTATATGGTCAACGTCTTAACTGCGATTCAATATGGCTATATTCTCAAGAACGAAGACGATGATATCCCAGAAGAATTGAGAATAATTCTAGCTCGCCACAAAAAAGACTTTGCTGACCTCGGTTATGAGATTGGCAACATCAGAACTTTGGTCAATATTTGA
- a CDS encoding DUF2235 domain-containing protein gives MKRLVVCCDGTWQDLKSSCPSNIVKLAQAVKPASDDGIPQIVFYDQGIGTETQKLLGGAMGTGIDLNIQDAYRFLCLNYVSGDEIYLFGFSRGAYTVRSLAGMIYCSGLLERSHINRAPEAYELYRNRGVKPKDKEAVEYRDTYGDRVPITLLGCFDTVGALGIPKLGAFKQFEDRINQRYKFHDTTLNKSVQNALHAMAIDEIRALFEVTPMKKNPDAENQRLIQRWFPGEHGCVGGGTEEHRGLSDGVLQWVINSISDLGLGLDFNIDAIPSGIRPDYDCNFKNDPGLFKLAGTKLRDIGDAIEEIHETAIKRLQSRQDYRPKNLEKVLPKIK, from the coding sequence ATGAAGCGCCTGGTTGTTTGCTGTGATGGAACTTGGCAAGATTTGAAGAGTTCTTGCCCCAGCAATATAGTCAAGCTAGCTCAAGCTGTGAAACCTGCATCTGATGATGGCATTCCCCAAATCGTGTTTTATGACCAAGGGATTGGGACAGAGACACAGAAGCTTTTAGGGGGAGCGATGGGAACTGGTATAGATTTAAACATCCAAGATGCCTATCGGTTTCTCTGTCTTAACTATGTTTCTGGTGACGAAATATATCTATTTGGCTTCAGTCGTGGAGCTTACACAGTCAGAAGTTTAGCAGGGATGATTTATTGTTCTGGTCTGCTAGAGCGTAGTCATATTAATAGAGCGCCAGAAGCCTATGAACTTTATCGCAACCGGGGTGTGAAACCAAAAGATAAAGAAGCAGTTGAATATCGGGATACATATGGCGATCGCGTTCCCATTACTTTGCTTGGTTGTTTCGACACTGTTGGAGCTTTAGGTATTCCTAAGTTAGGTGCTTTCAAACAGTTTGAAGATCGCATTAATCAGCGATATAAATTCCACGACACCACTTTGAACAAATCCGTTCAGAATGCCTTACACGCTATGGCAATTGACGAAATCCGCGCCCTGTTTGAAGTAACCCCCATGAAAAAGAATCCTGATGCGGAAAATCAGAGGTTAATTCAAAGATGGTTCCCTGGTGAGCATGGTTGTGTTGGTGGTGGCACAGAAGAACACCGAGGCTTATCTGATGGTGTCTTGCAATGGGTGATCAATTCCATCAGCGACTTAGGTTTAGGCCTAGACTTTAATATCGATGCTATTCCATCAGGTATCAGACCAGATTATGACTGTAACTTTAAAAATGATCCAGGCCTGTTTAAATTGGCAGGAACTAAGTTGCGGGACATCGGAGACGCAATTGAAGAGATTCACGAAACTGCCATCAAGCGTTTGCAAAGTCGCCAAGACTACCGACCCAAGAATCTGGAAAAAGTGCTACCCAAAATCAAATAG
- the gatB gene encoding Asp-tRNA(Asn)/Glu-tRNA(Gln) amidotransferase subunit GatB, producing MSAATTVKTEYEAIIGLETHCQLATNTKIFSNSSTAFGADPNTNIDPVCMGLPGVLPVLNEKVLEYAVKAGLALNCQIARYSKFDRKQYFYPDLPKNYQISQYDLPIAEHGWIEIELLDAEGNPTRKRIGVTRLHMEEDAGKLVHAGSDRLAGSTYSLVDYNRAGVPLVEIVSEPDIRSGQEAAEYAQELRRIMRYLGVSDGNMQEGSLRCDVNISVRPVGQEKFGTKVEIKNMNSFNAIQRAIEYEIERQIAAVEAGEPIIQETRLWEEGTQRTISMRVKEGSSDYRYFPEPDLAPIEVSDEQLNHWRSELPELPAQKRHRYENELGLSAYDTRVLTEEVAVSVYFEAAIASGASPKAAANWITQDIAGYLNKQKLHITEIGLTPANLADVITRIETGKISNAQAKQKLPDLLTGVSPETAFAGQELITDPSVLAPIVDEVIAANPKELEKYRNGNVNLKGFFVGQVLKKTNKRADPKLTNELVDQKLNE from the coding sequence ATGAGTGCTGCTACAACTGTAAAAACTGAGTATGAAGCGATTATTGGTCTAGAAACTCACTGTCAACTAGCTACCAATACTAAGATTTTCTCTAATAGTTCTACAGCTTTCGGGGCAGACCCCAATACTAACATTGACCCCGTGTGTATGGGTTTACCCGGTGTTCTGCCTGTACTTAACGAAAAAGTCTTAGAATACGCTGTGAAAGCAGGTTTGGCACTGAATTGTCAAATCGCTAGATATAGCAAATTTGACCGTAAACAGTATTTTTATCCGGATTTACCGAAAAATTATCAAATTTCTCAATATGACCTACCCATAGCCGAGCATGGATGGATAGAAATTGAATTGTTAGATGCTGAGGGTAATCCCACGCGCAAACGTATCGGTGTGACACGCTTGCACATGGAAGAAGACGCAGGCAAACTAGTACACGCGGGTAGCGATCGCCTCGCCGGTTCTACCTATTCTTTGGTAGACTACAATCGTGCAGGTGTGCCATTAGTCGAAATTGTCTCGGAACCAGATATTCGTTCTGGACAAGAAGCTGCCGAATATGCTCAAGAATTACGCCGGATTATGCGTTATCTCGGTGTAAGTGATGGCAATATGCAAGAAGGTTCTCTGCGTTGCGATGTCAACATTTCTGTGCGTCCTGTGGGACAAGAAAAGTTTGGCACGAAGGTAGAGATTAAAAACATGAACTCCTTCAACGCCATTCAACGGGCAATTGAATACGAAATTGAACGACAAATCGCCGCCGTCGAAGCTGGGGAACCCATCATTCAAGAAACACGGTTGTGGGAAGAAGGAACACAACGCACAATTAGTATGCGGGTAAAGGAAGGTTCCAGCGATTACCGCTATTTCCCCGAACCAGATTTAGCACCTATTGAAGTGTCAGATGAGCAACTAAATCATTGGCGCAGTGAATTACCAGAACTACCAGCCCAAAAACGCCATCGTTATGAAAACGAGTTAGGACTTTCAGCCTACGACACACGAGTGTTGACAGAAGAAGTTGCTGTATCAGTCTATTTTGAAGCAGCGATCGCATCTGGCGCAAGTCCCAAAGCCGCAGCCAACTGGATTACTCAAGATATCGCCGGCTACCTCAATAAGCAAAAACTCCACATCACTGAAATTGGCTTAACTCCCGCTAATCTGGCTGATGTGATTACACGCATTGAAACTGGTAAAATTAGCAACGCCCAAGCTAAACAAAAATTACCAGACTTACTTACAGGGGTGTCTCCAGAAACAGCCTTCGCTGGGCAAGAATTGATTACAGATCCCAGCGTTTTAGCGCCCATTGTAGACGAAGTAATCGCCGCTAACCCCAAAGAACTAGAAAAGTATCGCAACGGTAACGTCAATCTTAAAGGCTTTTTTGTCGGTCAAGTCTTGAAAAAAACCAACAAACGTGCTGATCCTAAGCTTACCAATGAATTGGTAGATCAGAAGTTGAATGAGTGA
- a CDS encoding mechanosensitive ion channel family protein codes for MNFQQIGQTAVQLLTQFGLKVVGAIALWLIAQKLIDFALRLVRRAFRGQNVEPTLITYLLNIISVTLRIVLIVAILGFFGVETTSFAALLAAAGVAIGAAWGGLLANFAAGAFLIIFRPFKLGDFITAGGVTGTVTEIGLFTTNINTPDNVLTIVANNKIFADNIQNFSANPYRRVDLLAQLHHEVDHNQAIALLRARISQIPNVLDNPAPDVEILTFNLAGPVLAVRPYCDNEHYWQVYFDTNRTIRETFGEAGYPVPEQRYGLNVPADNGTSSVIPSPVI; via the coding sequence ATGAATTTTCAACAAATTGGACAAACTGCTGTCCAACTTTTAACACAGTTTGGACTAAAAGTTGTAGGTGCGATCGCTTTATGGTTGATTGCCCAAAAGTTAATTGATTTTGCTCTCAGGTTAGTCCGGCGTGCTTTCCGGGGTCAAAATGTTGAGCCGACACTAATTACCTATTTGCTAAATATTATTAGTGTCACACTGAGAATTGTTTTGATTGTGGCAATTCTCGGTTTCTTCGGCGTTGAAACTACCTCCTTTGCAGCCTTGCTGGCGGCAGCTGGTGTGGCAATTGGGGCTGCCTGGGGTGGACTTTTGGCTAACTTTGCAGCTGGTGCTTTTTTAATTATCTTTCGTCCTTTTAAGCTTGGTGACTTCATCACTGCCGGCGGTGTGACAGGAACAGTTACAGAAATTGGACTGTTCACGACAAATATCAACACGCCTGACAATGTGTTGACAATTGTTGCCAATAACAAAATCTTTGCTGATAATATCCAAAACTTCTCTGCTAACCCCTACCGTCGTGTTGATCTGTTAGCACAACTACATCATGAAGTTGATCATAACCAAGCGATCGCACTTTTAAGAGCGAGAATTAGCCAAATTCCCAATGTCTTAGATAACCCTGCACCAGATGTAGAAATTCTCACTTTCAATCTAGCAGGGCCAGTATTAGCAGTACGTCCCTACTGCGATAATGAACACTATTGGCAAGTTTATTTCGACACCAATAGAACCATCCGCGAAACTTTCGGCGAAGCCGGTTATCCAGTCCCCGAACAACGCTATGGATTGAATGTTCCAGCTGACAATGGCACAAGTTCTGTCATTCCTTCACCTGTGATTTAG
- a CDS encoding Uma2 family endonuclease, whose protein sequence is MTQTLSKLVTFDEFVTKYPDGTGKRYELHDGVVVEMPQPTGDHEEIILYLVEQLTLEYSRLRLPYGIPKTVLVKPQENEVAYSPDILLLNRPNLVNEALWKKASTVTQSASIPLVIEVVSTNWRDDYFSKLSKYEEMGIPEYWIVDYAALGGKRFIGNPKQPTISVYSLVEDEYQLQQFQNQERIQSPTFPELTLTAAQIFLAGNNQDWSKPT, encoded by the coding sequence ATGACTCAAACCTTAAGTAAACTAGTTACATTCGATGAATTTGTTACTAAATATCCTGATGGTACAGGGAAACGTTATGAATTGCATGACGGAGTAGTAGTCGAAATGCCCCAACCAACAGGTGATCATGAAGAGATTATTCTATATTTAGTCGAGCAACTGACTTTAGAATACAGTCGCCTTCGTCTCCCTTATGGCATTCCTAAAACAGTATTAGTTAAACCACAGGAAAATGAAGTAGCTTATTCTCCAGATATACTATTGTTAAATCGTCCCAATTTAGTCAACGAAGCACTGTGGAAAAAAGCATCAACTGTGACTCAATCTGCATCAATTCCTTTGGTAATTGAAGTTGTCAGCACTAATTGGCGCGATGATTATTTCAGCAAATTGAGTAAATATGAGGAAATGGGCATTCCTGAATACTGGATTGTTGATTATGCCGCGTTAGGTGGTAAGCGGTTTATTGGTAATCCTAAACAACCAACTATCTCAGTTTATTCATTAGTGGAAGATGAATACCAACTCCAGCAATTCCAAAATCAAGAACGCATTCAATCACCAACTTTCCCAGAATTGACTTTAACTGCAGCACAGATTTTTCTAGCTGGCAACAATCAAGACTGGAGCAAACCAACATGA
- a CDS encoding Uma2 family endonuclease translates to MTQTLSKLVTFDEFVTKYPDGTGKRYELHDGVVVEMPQPTGDHEEVVGFLGFEITRECIKLNLPYFIPKTVLVKPQENEVAYSPDILLLNRPNLVNEALWKKASTVTQSASIPLVIEVVSTNWRDDYFSKLSKYEEMGIPEYWIVDYAALGGKRFIGNPKQPTISVYSLVEDEYQLQQFQNQERIQSPTFPELTLTAAQIFPDGNTIIESRF, encoded by the coding sequence ATGACTCAAACCTTAAGTAAACTAGTTACATTCGATGAATTTGTTACCAAATATCCTGATGGTACAGGGAAACGTTATGAACTGCATGATGGAGTAGTAGTCGAAATGCCCCAACCAACAGGTGATCATGAGGAGGTAGTAGGATTCTTAGGTTTTGAAATTACTAGGGAGTGTATTAAATTAAATCTTCCCTATTTCATACCCAAAACAGTATTAGTTAAACCACAGGAAAATGAAGTAGCTTATTCTCCAGATATACTATTGTTAAATCGTCCCAATTTAGTCAACGAAGCACTGTGGAAAAAAGCATCAACTGTGACTCAATCTGCATCAATTCCTTTGGTAATTGAAGTTGTCAGCACTAATTGGCGCGATGATTATTTCAGCAAATTGAGTAAATATGAAGAGATGGGCATTCCTGAATACTGGATTGTCGATTATGCCGCGTTAGGTGGTAAGCGGTTTATTGGTAATCCTAAACAACCAACTATCTCAGTTTATTCATTAGTGGAAGATGAATACCAACTCCAGCAATTCCAAAATCAAGAACGCATTCAATCACCAACTTTCCCAGAATTGACTTTAACTGCAGCACAGATTTTTCCAGATGGAAATACAATCATAGAAAGTCGATTTTAG
- the leuB gene encoding 3-isopropylmalate dehydrogenase: protein MTQNYRITLLPGDGIGPEIMAVAVDVLKVVGKQFDIQFDFSEALIGGAAIDATGEPLPAATLETCRNSDAVLLAAIGGYKWDTLPSHQRPEAGLLGLRAGLELFANLRPAQILPQLIDASTLKREVVEGVDIMVVRELTGGIYFGKPKGIFTTETGEKRGVNTMVYTESEIDRIGRVAFAAAQKRGGKLCSVDKANVLEVSQLWRDRITKLSEEYPDVELSHLYVDNAAMQLVRAPKQFDTIVTGNLFGDILSDAAAMLTGSIGMLPSASLGASGPGVFEPVHGSAPDIAGLDKANPLAQVLSAAMMLRYGLNQPQAADKIEQAVLQVLEQGDRTGDIMSVGMNLLGCRAMGDSLIKALEKQ from the coding sequence ATGACTCAGAACTACCGAATTACCTTACTCCCTGGCGATGGCATTGGCCCTGAAATTATGGCAGTGGCGGTAGATGTGCTAAAGGTTGTAGGCAAGCAATTTGATATCCAGTTTGATTTTTCAGAAGCTTTGATTGGTGGTGCAGCCATTGACGCTACAGGCGAACCCCTACCAGCTGCGACTCTAGAGACTTGCCGCAATAGTGATGCTGTGTTGCTTGCTGCCATTGGTGGTTATAAGTGGGATACTTTACCATCGCATCAACGCCCAGAAGCGGGTTTGCTGGGACTACGGGCTGGCTTGGAACTCTTTGCTAATTTACGTCCGGCTCAAATTCTCCCCCAGTTAATTGATGCCTCAACTTTGAAGCGGGAAGTTGTGGAAGGTGTGGATATTATGGTGGTGCGGGAACTGACTGGGGGGATTTATTTTGGTAAACCCAAAGGCATTTTTACGACCGAGACTGGTGAGAAACGCGGGGTCAATACAATGGTGTACACTGAATCTGAAATTGATCGTATTGGTAGAGTCGCTTTTGCAGCAGCCCAAAAACGTGGGGGTAAACTTTGCTCTGTTGATAAAGCCAATGTGTTAGAAGTATCTCAATTATGGCGCGATCGCATCACCAAATTGTCTGAAGAATACCCAGATGTGGAACTCTCTCATTTATATGTAGATAATGCAGCCATGCAACTAGTCCGCGCTCCTAAGCAGTTTGATACTATTGTCACAGGTAATTTATTTGGGGATATTCTCTCAGATGCAGCTGCGATGCTGACTGGTAGTATTGGGATGTTGCCCTCTGCTAGTCTCGGCGCTTCTGGCCCTGGTGTGTTTGAACCTGTCCACGGTTCAGCCCCAGATATCGCCGGACTTGATAAAGCTAATCCCCTAGCTCAAGTTTTGAGTGCTGCGATGATGCTACGCTATGGCTTAAACCAACCCCAGGCCGCCGACAAAATAGAACAAGCTGTATTGCAAGTTTTAGAGCAAGGCGATCGCACAGGCGATATAATGTCTGTGGGTATGAATCTCTTGGGTTGCCGTGCTATGGGTGACTCTCTCATCAAAGCGTTAGAAAAACAGTAA
- a CDS encoding A24 family peptidase, whose amino-acid sequence MDTLIVTLASMFVFALGASIGSFINVVVYRLPAKLSLLWPPSRCPHCLNQLQAYDNVPVLGWLWLKGRCRYCQSHISWRYPVVEAITGIMFLLIFWLFPFSIITLGYWAFCSWLLALSLIDLDTMTLPNPLTKSGLVLGLIFQMIVGYTDASWAGLARHLIIGIVGAVLGLWLFDAIAILGIFLQKEAMGAGDAKLAAMMGAWLGWRYLLLAGFVACTIGALVGIGAILLSQRKWGQKIPFGPFLALGSIITIFGGKPILSAYLGLFS is encoded by the coding sequence ATGGATACTTTGATAGTAACCCTGGCGAGTATGTTTGTGTTCGCCTTGGGTGCGTCTATAGGCAGCTTTATTAATGTGGTAGTGTATCGATTACCGGCGAAATTGTCTCTGTTGTGGCCGCCTTCTCGTTGTCCCCATTGCTTAAACCAACTCCAGGCTTATGATAATGTCCCGGTATTGGGTTGGCTATGGTTGAAAGGTCGATGTCGTTATTGTCAAAGTCATATTTCTTGGCGCTACCCTGTGGTAGAAGCAATCACAGGTATCATGTTTCTCTTAATATTTTGGTTATTTCCATTTTCTATTATTACGTTAGGTTACTGGGCATTTTGTAGCTGGTTACTGGCATTATCCCTGATTGATTTAGATACCATGACATTACCCAATCCCTTAACTAAATCCGGGTTAGTGTTGGGGTTAATCTTTCAAATGATCGTCGGATATACCGATGCTAGCTGGGCAGGATTAGCTAGACACCTAATTATAGGCATAGTCGGGGCTGTATTGGGTCTATGGTTATTTGATGCGATCGCTATTCTGGGAATTTTCCTACAAAAAGAGGCTATGGGTGCAGGTGATGCCAAACTCGCTGCCATGATGGGTGCTTGGTTGGGTTGGCGATATTTACTTCTAGCCGGATTTGTAGCCTGTACAATTGGCGCATTGGTAGGCATAGGTGCTATTCTCCTCTCACAACGCAAATGGGGACAAAAAATTCCTTTCGGCCCTTTTCTGGCATTAGGATCGATTATCACCATATTTGGCGGCAAACCAATTCTTTCTGCTTACCTGGGGTTATTTTCTTAG